The Hippocampus zosterae strain Florida chromosome 20, ASM2543408v3, whole genome shotgun sequence nucleotide sequence CAACTTCCCACGGCTGGTCCGATGGCGGTGAGATCACAATTGATTGCTTCAGTGAGTTACAGAACCTCTACGTTTCTTCTCTCCCCTCCCTCACCGCCGGCCTTGACTagccttttaaaaaaacgttaccGGAGCACtgttatcatttttatttgaaaaaatatatacattttactGATTAAATCAGAATTCTTCCGTtagactgcatttttttcacttgggTAATTTTATCCATACTAAtaatatgaatgaatatatgaatCTTGCTATACAATTTAATTCCCCtatagcaggtgtcaccaacatttttgagggtgagagcaacttcatgtgtaccgattgtgtgaagggctaccaaattgatacacgtctgaaataacatatttgtccaaaataccttcaataatatgaggatgtgttatttttaatacttgatgatttaaattgtcagactttgatcgtgtttcgaaatgtctcacagtactgccaatgtttgcatttttaaatcataatttctactagcaaatcacaatgtccaggcactggcgggctactaaagtggtcttcacgggctacctggtgcccgcgggcaccatgttggtgaccactgccctATAGAGACCTATGTATCTATCAATTTGATAATTCATCCATTGTTACTATATATGTCAGCGCAACTTAATGATAATTGTaaaaactaattttaaaaaaacgaaacaatttGGGCTTCAACCGTTTCCCTTTTGCACTGCACTCTCAACGTTTTTGTGCCTTCATGCTTTAACTAAGACAAGACAAACTCCTTTTCATCATGAAAAAGGAAGAGACAGAAACATGGGATTATATAgttctaaaatgaatgaatttccaaTTTACATGGGTGTTTACATAAAAAAACGGGACAAGATTTGGATGTTTAGTTAATGTGCCTGATTTCACGTTCACACTGTCTTGTGCAATACTTTGTGTTTTCGTGGTCAGTGTCAGAAAAGTTGGTTAACGTAATGAGGAATTTCAGGCTTTACCCCATGTATTGATAATGATAGAAAGCAGTTACTGTACCTTCAAATTGCAGAAATTAATTTCttcaaactaaaaacaaaactgttgatTCATATGTTGCAAAACACATTCATCCCCATCATACAATCAAAACAATCACAGTATGAGTGTTTTTAGTGACATTTATTATAACTGCCAACTTGTTTGGAATAATAGAAAAGCGATGCTGGTTATCTCATCATCAGTTTCATGAGATAAAACAAGCATATAACAACATGAATTTGTCATCTTCTAAAACAACCCCAGCTTGCATTCCACCATCATGTGCGGCTCACCCATTATTTCACTCTGTGCTgggtctggggggaaaaaagtatgaCTGGTTAGCAACAAATTTGACAATTCTGAATGTCAATGAGTTTGCGTGCACATCACCATTGAGGATGTCCTCAAAGCCGATGGATTCATCACTGCCCCTGAGCGTGTCCAATGCTAGGTTGGAGCTCTGTAAGAACGGCAGACGCTGGATCTGGAACCAGAGGAGGAAACAAAAGGCAACAATGGAAATATAAAGAAAGAAACCGCTCAGGTGTCAACGTACACAGAAGCTCTCTCAACGTTACCTGTCTTGCTGCCCTATATTCCATCTGCAATTTAAGTGGGGCATGAAGACCTTGGATGTTTCTGAGTGAAGAGAAATTCATCTTGTCCTGGTTCAACTGGAACTGTTCACCATGGAAACACATCACAGCATTAACGGGTCAACAGAAAATACTTGCATCAACAAATTACACAAagaatttgttttatattttttggtgaTGGTTGATGGAACTCTTTGTCCGTCTTTTTTGGCTGGAAGGCAGCATAAAATTGCTGCACAGTATTATTGAAAACATCACGGGTTAAGCGTTCAGTTTATGTGTcactttttgtgttctttaaaaaaaggtgtctgggcatcaaggtaccactgtgttTTGCCAGCTCTCTGGATACAACGAAACATAAAAAAGGAGAATCCAAATAAGCTTCTGGATCCTAAAGTGAGTCGTTATTAGAATcaacttacatttttttctgacagctCCAGTGGATGTCCAGGGATGATCTCAGTGTTTACATTGTTGAAACTAATCAGTAAACGACAACGTATAAATAAG carries:
- the pomp gene encoding proteasome maturation protein; translated protein: MNSRGIQSQLKESVPVAGFCPPGAYGVHDTLRNGFNNVNTEIIPGHPLELSEKNFQLNQDKMNFSSLRNIQGLHAPLKLQMEYRAARQIQRLPFLQSSNLALDTLRGSDESIGFEDILNDPAQSEIMGEPHMMVECKLGLF